TGACAGCTACAATTACACACAGCCTTTTCCCAACCTGAGATTAGCCTATAAGCTTAATGATCATAACAAGCTCTCCATATTTTATAACAGAAGAGTAGATCGGCCAAATGAAGTAGACATCAGGATTTTCCCGAAATATGATGATGCCGAGATCATAAAAGTAGGTAACCCCGGGCTGAGACCTCAGTTTACCAATTCAATAGAAATGGGACATAAATATAATTGGAATAATGGTTATCTGTATTCTGCACTGTATCACCGTTTTGCGGATGGTACGATCTCCAGGATCTCCAGTACTGTTCCGGGAAGCACTTTGATTTATGCCGTATTTCAGAATGCAGGAAAAAGCTACAATTCAGGATTGGAAATGATCTGGAATCAGAAAATTTCTAAGCTTTATTCTTTTAATGTTAATGGAAATATATACAGAAATCAGATCAAGGCTTTTATCGTTGAAAACCTTTATCCGCAACCCAATATATTTTCAGCAAACAGGCAAACGGCGGTTTCAGGAAATATAAAACTAAATAACATTTTCAAATTTTCTAATGGGTTCGATGCCCAATTGACAGCTGTTTATCTGGCCCCGGATATTATTCCGCAAGGTAGGATAGGATCAAGGTTTTCAATGGATATGGGAGTGAAAAAATCTGTTCAAAATGGGAAAGGTGAAATATTTCTGAATGCAGCCGATCTATTAAATACCATGGTTATTAAGAAGAAAATTCAGGGTAATGGGTTTGCTTACACAAGCGATGACTATTATGAAACACAGGTGATCAGGCTCGGATACAGCTATAAATTTTAAAACCATCATGATCATGAATAATTTAACAGAAGCAGTTCGTAGTTATGTGATTGCATTTCTTTCGGAAAATCTTTCGGGCCAACTTTTATTTCATAATATCCATCATACCTATGAAGTCGTTGCAGCTGTACATGAGATTGGTTTACAGTGCGGCCTTTCTCAGGAAGAAATGAATATGCTAGAGATCGCTGCATGGTTTCATGACTGCGGATATGCCAATGCCTATATGGGACATGAGGAAGAAAGCAAAAAAATAGCGGAGCATTTTTTAGAAAACTCAGGATGCGGAAAAACGATGATCAAAAGTGTTTTAAACTGTATTGAATCTACAAAGTATCCTCAAAATCCATCTTCTTTAGCTGAAAAAGTGATTTGTGATGCAGATATGTATCATTTAACCCGTCCCGGCTATCAGGAGTATGAAAAAGCAATAAGGCAGGAATTTGAAAAATATCTGGGACTGGTCTATACCGATGAAGAATGGAGGATCAAGAATTCCGCTTTCCTTACCTGTCATTCCTATTTCACGGAATACGGGCAAAAAATTTTGACAAAGTTTAAAGAAGTCAATATCCAGTTGATCAATCAAGAATAAAATTTAGAAACAAACTAATACAATAATCAGATGCCAAGATACCATCAAAAAATACTGATCGTTTTGATTGCCATGATCTCAGCTTCCGGAAAGATCACGGCTCAGAACAGCACCGATACTATACAGATCCAGGAGCCGCAGCATGACAGTGTAGTCATATTAACTCCTGAAAAAAGTCATCTTCACTATAAAAGTTTGATTGTACCCGCAGCATTGATAGGTTACGGAGTTGCAAGTTTGACAGTTAAAGATCTGAAACAGCTTAACTTTTCTACCAGGGATGAAATTAATGAACACAAGCCGGATCATATACGTCTTGATAGCTACACTCAGTTTGCTCCAGCAGTTTTAGTTTACGGACTTAATGCGGCAGGTGTACAGGGGAAGCATAATTTCAAAGACAGAAGTATAATTTACGGAACCTCAATGCTTATTACATCAGCCATTACAATCCCTTTAAAGCATATCGTTAAAGAAGAAAGACCGGACCAGTCCAATAATCTATCCTTTCCGTCAGGACATACGGCCATAGCATTTGCTTCTGCACAGTTTATGTTCAGAGAATACAAAGACACCAATTTTTGGCTGGGAGTTTCCGGTTATTCATTGGCCGTTTTCACGGGAGTTTACAGAATGTTAAATGATAAACATTGGGTAGGGGATGTCGTGGCAGGAGCCGGTTTTGGTATCCTTTCCACTGAGCTGGCCTATTGGTTATACCCTAAAATCAATAATATGCTGACAGGTAAAAATAAAAATACAGCTACGATGGTTATGCCGTTTTATCAGAACAAAACGCTAGGGATAGGATTGGTGAAAACTTTTTAATATAAACTTTAAAAACTAAAAAAATGTGGTTCTATTACGCATTACTTTCAGCATTATTTGCAGCATTCACTGCTGTTTTTGCGAAAATAGGGGTGGCAAATATCAGCTCCAATCTGGCAACAGGGATCAGGACGGTCATTATTCTCATCATGGTCTGGAGTATTGTCCTGATAAAAGGAGACTTAAAAGGAATCGGTTCACTGTCAAAAATGAACATTACCTTCCTTGTGCTGTCCGGAGTTGCAACAGGATTATCCTGGTTGTTTTATTTTAAAGCCTTACAGATCGGGAAAATATCCCAGGTGGCATCCGTAGATAAGCTGAGCGTGGCAATAGCCATCATACTGTCCGTGTTGTTTTTCAAAGAAACATTAACGCTGAAAACCACCATCGGAGCTTTACTCATCATTAGCGGAACTATTTTATTTGCCTTAAAATAATATGTACTCATCTTAAGGAAAGATGATAAAAGCAAACCCACAGTTGAAGGACTTTTGTATCTTAATTGTATAAACATACACCTGCTGACGGATGCTGTTTATTTAACAGATCAAAGCTTTTTTTGACTATAATTAATTATTTGTCATTATTTTTTTTAGAAAATTGATTTATAAGTTTATACGTGTGGTATCTAAGCATAAAATGATTAATAAATAAATGTTTTTCGGAATTTTGTGAGTATTTTTGGGATTATTAATTAATACAAACCAACAAGTACTGATTCATTTTATGATCTTAATCGTTGATGACAACCAAAGTAATCTTTACTCACTGAAGAAGTTGCTGGAATCTAAAGATTTTCAGGTAGATACAGCCGGTTCCGGAGAAGAAGCTTTAGGGAAAGCTATAAAAAATAACTATGCACTGATCATTCTGGACGTGCAGATGCCGGGAATGGACGGATTTGAAGTGGCCGAAACCCTTGCTGATTACAGCAAAACCAAAGAAGTACCCATCATCTTTTTATCCGCAGTAAATACGGAGAAAAAATTCATAACACGCGGATATGCATCCGGCGGTAAGGATTATGTTACAAAGCCGGTAGATCCTGAGATTCTAATGCTGAAGGTGAAGACATTTTATAGTCTTCAGGAGCACAATATTGCAATGAAAAAGACCCAGCAGAGTCTGGAGCTGGAAGTCAAGGGCAGACGAGAATCGCAGGTGACTATGAAGTCTCAGATCGATCATTTTCAGCTGATGCTGGAATCTCTGCCACAGATTGCCTTTACGCTTAATGAAGAAGGAGATATTGAATTTGTAAACGGCAAATGGTATGAATATTCCGATTCTGAGACAGATTTTCCGGAAGCGCATCCGGATGATCTTAATATCAGAGAAGAATTTGAACACTGCAGAAAAAAGAGTAAAGCACTGGAACTGGAGGCCAGAATAAAAAACATCAATTCAGGAGACTATCGCTATCACCTCTTACGTATAACCCCTGTGCATGAAGGAAACGTTATCAAAAACTGGGTAGGAACCTTTACCGATATCGACGATCAGAAAAAAGTAGAAAAAGAAAAAGATGAATTCTTGAGTATTGCCAGTCATGAACTGAAAACACCTTTAACAAGTATAAAAGCCTATGTTCAGCTGCTGGACCGTAAATTAAAGCTTGAAAAAGAGAGTGCAGAAGCAGGTTTTATGGCCAAGGTTCAGGATCAGATCGAAAAACTCAATACCCTCATCACCGACCTTCTTGATGTTTCCAAAATAGAAAACGGTAAGCTTAAAATCAACAGAAAGCCTACCAGCCTTGAAAAAGTGATCAGCAATGCAGTGGAAACCATCCTGCAGACTCATGATGAAAATAACGTGAAAATATCATGGCACGGCATAAATTCCGATGTTTTAATTCCTTTGGATGAAATACGCATAGAGCAGGTTCTGATTAACTTCCTTACCAATGCAATAAAATATTCTCCACAGAATAACCAGGTGATTGTCACTACTTTCGTAGACGAAGAAAAGCAGGAAGTAAAAGTAAGTGTAACCGATTTTGGAATAGGAATTCCGGACTTTAAGCAGGATGCTGTTTTCCGTAAGTTTTATCGTGTAGAAGAATCTTCGCTGCAGTTCCAGGGAATGGGAATAGGGTTGTTCATCTGTTCAGAGATCATTAAGCAGCATCACGGAACTATTGGAGTATCCAGTAAATTAGAGGAAGGTTCTACTTTCTATTTTGCTTTACCTTTAAACTAGTTTTCATGCCAAAAAAAATAATTAGAAATCTCCAGTTTGGAGTAGGAATATCCTTATTAATCTTAATTGCCAGTTCGGCGGCTTCCTATCTGAGTATTCAAAACCAGATGGATCACCGGGAAAGTTTGTCTAAAAGCAGACGTTCCATCACTGCCGTAAAAGATGTTCTTGTTGCCTTACTGGATGCCGAAACAGGAAACAGAGGTTATCAGCTTACAGGAAGAGAAATTTTTTTAGAGCCTTATAACCGGAGTTTAATTGAATTTCCTAAGGCGATAGAAACTGCAAAATCATTGGATATTAGCGATAATAATCAGTTGCAGCGGTTAAATGACCTGGAAAAAAATGTCAACAGCAATATTGGCAATTTAAAACAGTTTGTGCAGAACAGACACAATGGTATCATTATGACGCAGCAACAGATCCTGCTGAGCAAAAGCTATATGGACAAATGCCGCGAGATCGTCCGTGATTTTGTAAAATATGAAGAAAGCCAGCTTGAAATCAAAAATAAAGATCTCAACCGTTCATCCGGTACCACCGTCTTATTTATTATTTTCTCCGCCATATCGGCAATCGTAGTTACCATATTCTTTTATATTAAATTAAGGTCAGATCTGATCAGAAGAGATAAGCTTGAGAAAGAATTGAGAGCAAAAGATCAGGAAATAAGCAGAAGGGTAAGTGCTATTCAACAGATTGCGAACCGGGTAGCCAATGGTGATTACAGCCAGAAAGCAGTGGATAATTCACAGGATGATCTGGGTGATCTGGTAGATTCCCTAAACCACATGACAGATTCTCTTGAGAAGTCTTTTGATAAGATTAATAAAAGTGACTGGAGACAGAAAGGTCTTGCTTTACTCAATGAATCTTTGGTAGGCAATAAATCGGTAAAAGACGTTTCCAGTGCATCTTTAAACCAGCTTGTTGAATATGGAAAGTGCATCAATGGGGCACTATATCTGTTTGATGAAGGCGTCCTTAAACTGAGTACATCCTTCGGCCTGGAAAGTATGATGAAAAAGTCGTTCGAGCCGGGAGAAGGAATGGTAGGCCAGGTTTTTATGAATGAGAAGCTGCAGGTCTATAACAACCTTCATGAAGAAGATTTTGTTGTAACTTTTGCCAGCAGCAGAATAAAAATCAACGGTATTATATTACTTCCCATCCGTGCAGACGGTCACAACATTGGGGTGCTTGAATTGGGTTCCGCTTCAGACCTTGATCAGGACAGGATTGAGTATTTTGCAGAATGTACCCGTAACATCGGAATTGCCTTGAATGCAGCAAAAGGCCGTGAAAAAGAACAGCAACTGCTTGAAGAAACCCAGGCGCAGTCAGAAGAACTACAGGTACAGCATTCTGAACTGGAAAATCTGAACACGGAACTGGAAGCACAAACACAAAAGCTGCAGGCATCCGAAGAAGAATTGAAAGTCCAGCAGGAAGAGCTGATGCAGGCCAATGCAGAACTGGAAGAACGCTCAAGGATGCTTGAAGAAAAAAACCACCTGATTGCTGAAAGAAACAGCGAGATCCAGAAAAAAGTAGAGGAACTTGCATTAAGCACAAAATATAAATCTGAGTTTTTGGCCAATATGTCTCATGAACTCAGAACACCATTAAATTCTATTCTCCTTCTTTCCAGGCTCATGGCTGAAAACCCTGACGAAAATCTGAATGAAGATCAGGTAGAATCTGCAAAAGTGATCCAGAGCTCAGGAAGCAGCCTGCTTACCTTGATTGATGAAATCTTAGACCTTGCTAAAATAGAATCCGGTAAAATGTCTCTCGAATATCAGGATGTCATGATTGATGATGTCGTGACAGATTTAAAAAACCTCTTTAACCCGGTGGTGAAGGAAAAGAATATCAGATTTGATATTCATATCGAAAAAGATCTGGAAAAAACCATTGAAACGGATAGACTTCGTGTAGATCAGGTATTGCGTAACCTGTTGTCGAATGCATTAAAATTTACCACAGAAGGAAGTATTGATCTGAGCATTGCACAAGATCCTAAAAATAAAGATTTCATTATTTTCACTGTAAAAGATACAGGAATTGGTATCCCTGAAGAAAAGCAGGCTATTATTTTTGAAGCATTCCAGCAGGCCGATGGCTCTACACGACGCAGATTTGGAGGTACCGGGCTTGGGCTTTCCATTAGCCGTGAAATTGCAAGACTACTAGGAGGAGAATTAACCCTGAAAAGTAAGGTGAACGAAGGAAGCGAATTCAGTTTCATCATTCCAATGAAAGCTGTTTCCGAACCCGTTCAGACCGAAAATGATCAGCATTTGGTTGATATTATCCGTGAAGATGTAGAAGAAATTCAGAATCTACTGGAAGATGGTGAGCATGAAACAGTACTTCCTGTCCAGATATTGCCCATTCCGGAAGCCATAGATGATGATCGTGATACAATAACCAAGGAGGATAAAGTTATTTTGATCGTAGAAGATGACATTCATTTTGCAAAAGCTTTGCTGAAATATGCCCGTATGAACCAGTACAAAGGAGTTGTAGTAGTGAGGGGAGATTATGCACTTTCCGCAGCGGTTCAGTATCATCCGCAGGCGATTTTACTGGATGTACAGCTCCCGGTAAAAGACGGCTGGCAGGTGATGGATGAGCTTAAATCAAATGCCTCAACCAGACCTATTCCGGTACACATGATGTCCGTCCTGCAGCTTGAAAAAGAAAGTCTAATGAAAGGTGCCATTGATTTTATTAATAAGCCGATGGCTATTGATAGATTGACCGACGTTTTCAAAAAAATTGAAGAAGCCCTTCAGAGATCTCCCCAAAAGGTTCTTATTGTAGAAAATAATGCCAAACATGCCAGTGCATTGGCGTATTTCCTAAGCAACTTCAATATTTCCTTATCCGTAGAAAACAATGTAGAAGACAGCGTGAAATCATTAACTTCAAGTCAGGTAGATTGCGTGATTCTAGATGTGGAATCTTCAAAAGGAAATGAATATCAGATTATTGAATCCATCAAAAGCTATGAAGGACTGGAAAATCTTCCAATCATTATTTTCACAGAACACAGCCTCTCCAAATCCGAAGAACTGAAGATCAAGCAGTATGCCGACTCCATTGTCGTAAAAACCGCTCATTCCTACGAAAGAATTTTAGATGAAGTAGGGTTATTCTTACATTTAGTGGAAGAGAAAAACAGCTCTGTCGAGACGGCAAGAAACAAAGTTTTAGGTTCACTGACAGAAGTATTAAGTGGAAAAAAAATACTCATCACCGATGATGATGTCCGTAATATCTTTTCCCTGACCAAAGCGCTGGAAAAGTATAAAGTGGAAGTTGTAGTGGCAATGGATGGGAAACATGCCCTGCAGCAGATCAAAGAACATAATGATATAGACGTGATTCTGATGGATATGATGATGCCTGAAATGGATGGCTATGAAACCATCCGGGAGATCCGTAAAATGCCGGCATTCACCAAGCTTCCTATTATTGCCATCACAGCAAAATCTATGATAGGAGACCGTGAAAAATGTATCGTGGCAGGTGCTTCAGATTATATCTCAAAACCCGTAGATATAGACCAGCTATTGTCCTTACTGCGTGTATGGTTATATGAAAGTTAAAGAACTGATGAATAAGAAAATTTTAATTGTGGACGATGATCCACGCAATATATTTGCACTCAAACTGACCCTGAAATCACGAGGATATCAGATTGTAAGTTGCACCATGGCTCAGGAAGCCATTCAGGTTTTAAAAGAAAATACAGTAGACATCATATTGATGGATATGATGATGCCCGAAATGGATGGTTATGAAGCCGTAAAAATCATCAGAAATACACCGGGCATGAGCCAGATCCCTGTCATTGCTGTTACAGCGCAGGCCATGCCGGAAGACCGCCAGAAATGTCTTGATGCGGGAGCACAGGACTATGTATCAAAACCAATTGATGTAGATCAGTTGGTCACAGCCATAGAAAAACTCTCCTAAATGCTGGAACCGAGTATTGTAAAAGATGAAGAAGTAGAATACCTTATAAAAGATGTTCATGAGATGTACGGCTATGATTATTTCCGAATACAGCCGGGCCTCCTTTAAACGTCGGGTCAACCGTATCTGCCTGATCGACAGGTTTACCAGCTTTGCAGAACTTAGATATACCATCATTAATGATCCGGAATATCTGAAGCGTTTTGTAGAGGAAATAACGGTGAATGTAACGGAAATGTTCCGTGATCCGCATTTCTTTAAGGCACTCAGGGAGAATATTTTACCTCAGTTGGGAACCTATCCCCTGATCCGGATCTGGGTGGCTGGCTGTTCTACAGGAGAAGAGGCTTATTCAATGGCGATATTGCTGAAAGAGGCCAATCTGTACCACAAATCCCTGATCTACGGTACAGATCTGAATCCTTCTGTCTTAGAAACGGCGCGGGCAGGTGTTTTTCCTCTACAGCAGATGAAACTTTATTCTGAAAATTATATGTTATCCGGAGGGAAAAAAGACTTTTCAGATTATTACACAGCCAATTATGACAGCGTAAAATTTGATAAAAGTTTAAAGGAAAAACTCATATTATCTACGCATAATCTGGTGTCGGACAGCTCTTTTAACAGTTTCCAGCTGATCATCTGCAGAAATGTGCTGATCTATTTTGACAGAGAACTGCAGGAGCGGGTTTTTAAACTTTTTGATAACAGCCTTGAAAATCTGGGTTATCTGGCATTGGGCGCAAAAGAAACGATTAGATTCTCCAAACTGGACAAAAATTATCACCAGGTCGAAGACCAGCGTATCTGGAAAAAAGCAGAGCACATGTAAATCCTCATACCATGGAAACAAAAGAAACAAATACAGAACTGGTAGTGATAGGAGGATCCGCAGGCAGCCTGCAGGTCATTCTCGGAATGCTCAAAAAACTAAAAGAAAAGCTGAGTTTTCCTATTGTGCTGGTGGTTCACAGGAAAGCTTATTCCAACAATATTCTGCAGACCTTGCTCCAGCAGTTTATCGCTATAGAAGTGGTAGAGATTGACGATAAAACGGAAATTCAAAATAACAAAGTATATGTAGTTCCGGCAGATTATCACCTGCTCTTTGAAAATAAAAAATTAATGTCTCTGGATTTTTCCGAAAAAATGAACTATTCCAGGCCGTCTATTGATGTGACTTTCAAATCTGCGGCGGAAATATATGGTAAAAATATGGTCGGAGTTCTCTTATCAGGGGCCAATGCAGATGGAGTGGAAGGTTTGAGTTACATTAAGAAAAATAAAGGACAAGTCTGGATCCAGGATCCGGAAACCGCAGAAGTAGATTATATGCCCAGGCATGCAGTACAAGAAATAGCGTATGATCAGCTCATAAAACCTGATAATTTAGCAGATTTTATCAACCAATTATAAATTAAGAAATAAAAAAACAACCCTAAGATTTAAAAATATAACGAGTTATGGATAAAAAGAAAATTTTGATTTTTGATGACGATACCATTATTTTGGAAGTAATTACCATCATTTTCGAGGAAAATGGATACCAGGTCGAAATTTCAGAAACATCGCATGATATATTGGACAAAGTTTCAGAGTTTAAGCCGGATGTTATTCTGATGGATAACTGGATCCCAAAGATCGGAGGAGTAGAGGCGACCAAACTTCTGAAAGCTCATGAAGAGTTCAGGTCAATACCTGTTATTTATGTTACTGCTAATAATGATATTGTGAGTCTGGCGGAAGAAGCCCAGGCAGATGATTATGTGGCAAAACCATTCAATCTGGATGATTTAGAAAATAAAGTGGCTAAATATTTACAGGACTAATCAAACTAACTTATTAAGTAAAACATATTATCCTTATAGCTATCTGTAAGGATTTTTTATTGTCTAAATAACTTTTTAATTTCCTGGCGACCTTGTTTTTCAAAATTTTTAATCCTTTCCTTCATAAAATCGATACTGCATTTTCCGTTGTTGATCTCAGAGATCAGTGCTGATAAAAATAATTTTAGCTGCGGATCAGAAACTACTTTGATACTAAATGTAGTGGCAATGATCATTTTTTTAGAGACAATATTCTGTGTGGGAACGTATTCACCTCTTAGATCGAGAATCAAATTGAATTCATCTGCTATACTGATACATAGATATTTATGGATCAGGTTTATGTTTTTCAAAATTTTTTCCATCTTGATGTTTTATACTCTATATATAATAATATTTGTGCCATACTTGTTATTTAAATTTTTTTTAAATACATAATCGGTCGGAGGATAGATGGCCATTGGATATTTTAAATAAAATTTTTTAAGCCCATGAACAGTTTTTCTTAATAACTTATGATATCTTAACGGATCAAAAAATTAATGTTTAAAGAAGTTTTATGCTAACCGACATCATTTCCAAAAACCTCACTGTTATCTTTTGTGGAATCAATCCCGGTTTAAAATCTGCCGAAGACGGACATCATTTTTCAGGGAAAAGCAATCGTTTCTGGAAGGTGCTGCATCAGGCCGGTTTTACATCTTATCAGATTGATGCTATAAATGATAAAAATATTCTGGAATTCGGATATGGGCTCACAACGGCTGTAGCAAGGGCAACTTCCCGTGCGGATGAGCTTTCCAAAGAAGAATTTGCTGATTCTCTGGAACTTTTTAAAACAAAAATGACAGAATTTCAGCCAAAATACATCGCATTTCTTGGAAAAGCCGCCTACAAAGCCTTTTCAGGAAAAAAACAGATTATGTGGGGATCGCAGTCCGAGAATTTTTGTGGTTCAAAAGTCTGGGTTTTACCCAATACCAGCGGCCTGAACCGGGGGTTCTCCCTGAACGATCTTGTGAAAGCTTATAAAGAATTTTATACAGAGATTAGGTAATAAACAGAATAAGGATTAATGAAACTCAGTAAAAAGCACAATCTTTTTAATCAATTTTGAGATGTATTGCCAGATTCCTTATTTTTGCCAAAATCCTGATAACCATGAAGAATGTCCTGAGCTGGATATTAATTACCTTTCTTACCGTTTCTCTTTTAAACAACTGTTTTACCAATAGTGTTCAGAAAGAAATTCGCGAGAAAGCTTCATTCATCGCCGAACTCAGGAAATTGTATTCTTCCGGAGATCCTTCAAAATGGCCGAAACCCATCCTCGATCCTCAGGCTAAACCCTATTTTTCCGAAATAGGACACTTACCCGAAATTCAGTTTCCACAGGATAATCCCTATTCTGAGGCTAAAGCACTGCTGGGGAAAACCCTTTTCTTCGATCCGCGTCTTTCACGTTCCAATCAGATTGCCTGTGCTTCATGCCATGATCCCGAACTCGGATGGTGTGATAACCGGACTTTCTCTTTCGGACACGACAGACAACTCGGCACCCGCAATGCAATGAGCATCCTGAATGTGGCTTATGCAGGATCATTATTCTGGGACGGACGTGCTGCATCACTGGAAGAACAGTCAGAAATGCCAATTCGTGAAGAAAGAGAAATGAACGGGCACATTGACCTTGCCGCCGGAAAAATTGCGAAGATCAAGGGTTACGAAATATTGTTTGAAAAAGCCTTTGGTGACAGATCTGTTTCAAAGGACAGGATTTCTAAAGCCATCGCTGCGTTTGAAAGAACCGTTAAAAGCGGAACTTCTAAATTTGATCAGTTCATTGATGGAAAGGCGGATGTATATTCCAATGATGAGCTTATGGGACTCCATCTTTTCAGAACCAAAGCACAATGCATGAACTGTCACAGCTCCAGTTATTTTTCCAATAACCAGTTTGAAAATATAGGAACCTCTTTATTAGGCTCAAAAGAAGAAGATCTCGGCAGGTATCTGTTGACTAAAACCCCTGAAGATGCCGGGAAATTTCGGATACCCGGATTAAGGGAAGTTGCCAGAACCGGACCGTGGATGCATAATGGTTCTATGACTACTTTAACAGAAGTGATCCAGTTTTACAGCAAAGGGAATCCTGAGCATTCCCAAAAACGTTCCACCATTCATAACGGCATCACATTTAACTCCGAAAAATCAGGTTTTGTCCGTCTTCTGGATCTTACCGATGAAGAAATTTCCCAGTTGGAAGCATTTTTGCGAACCCTATCCTCAAAACCTGAAAGAGTACCGCTTCCCGCACTTCCCCAATAAAATGGGAATAATTATTAATGATCCATTGACCTGAAATCTAAAGCTTTTTTGCTACATTTATCTGTAAACAATCAGAAAAGGATCAGCTTATGAATATTCAACTTTTATCAAAGAATGCATTAGTAGGAGCAGCTACTCAGGGGATTGGCTTAGGAATCGCATTGGAGCTTGCCAAATGTGGCGCCAACGTTACAGTGATGGCCCGCAATGAAATGAAACTAAAGAATATAGTATCTTCACTTCCTGTAATTGATTCTAACCAGAAACACCAGTATCTGGTCGCAGATTTCTCTGATTTTGAGAGCTACAGAAAAACTATTTCTGGCTATTTCAGCAAGAATTCTATAGATA
The Chryseobacterium sp. W4I1 DNA segment above includes these coding regions:
- a CDS encoding chemotaxis protein CheB, with amino-acid sequence METKETNTELVVIGGSAGSLQVILGMLKKLKEKLSFPIVLVVHRKAYSNNILQTLLQQFIAIEVVEIDDKTEIQNNKVYVVPADYHLLFENKKLMSLDFSEKMNYSRPSIDVTFKSAAEIYGKNMVGVLLSGANADGVEGLSYIKKNKGQVWIQDPETAEVDYMPRHAVQEIAYDQLIKPDNLADFINQL
- a CDS encoding response regulator yields the protein MDKKKILIFDDDTIILEVITIIFEENGYQVEISETSHDILDKVSEFKPDVILMDNWIPKIGGVEATKLLKAHEEFRSIPVIYVTANNDIVSLAEEAQADDYVAKPFNLDDLENKVAKYLQD
- the mug gene encoding G/U mismatch-specific DNA glycosylase, encoding MLTDIISKNLTVIFCGINPGLKSAEDGHHFSGKSNRFWKVLHQAGFTSYQIDAINDKNILEFGYGLTTAVARATSRADELSKEEFADSLELFKTKMTEFQPKYIAFLGKAAYKAFSGKKQIMWGSQSENFCGSKVWVLPNTSGLNRGFSLNDLVKAYKEFYTEIR
- a CDS encoding cytochrome-c peroxidase gives rise to the protein MKNVLSWILITFLTVSLLNNCFTNSVQKEIREKASFIAELRKLYSSGDPSKWPKPILDPQAKPYFSEIGHLPEIQFPQDNPYSEAKALLGKTLFFDPRLSRSNQIACASCHDPELGWCDNRTFSFGHDRQLGTRNAMSILNVAYAGSLFWDGRAASLEEQSEMPIREEREMNGHIDLAAGKIAKIKGYEILFEKAFGDRSVSKDRISKAIAAFERTVKSGTSKFDQFIDGKADVYSNDELMGLHLFRTKAQCMNCHSSSYFSNNQFENIGTSLLGSKEEDLGRYLLTKTPEDAGKFRIPGLREVARTGPWMHNGSMTTLTEVIQFYSKGNPEHSQKRSTIHNGITFNSEKSGFVRLLDLTDEEISQLEAFLRTLSSKPERVPLPALPQ